In Anticarsia gemmatalis isolate Benzon Research Colony breed Stoneville strain chromosome 4, ilAntGemm2 primary, whole genome shotgun sequence, the DNA window AAAAATGTCGACacacaatgattattttgtttctttaatgtttaaactctatcttatatttataaaagcaaacCTCCTAGGCtcattcattaataataaaaaaaatagtaggtacctacatgaaaatgaaatgcACGGTGCAATAGTCAAGCtgaagtcccatgtaatataaGACGAGTCTGTTGCCATATACTGAGGACGCTATCGAACTCCAGACTACTGGTAAaaattgtgtattataaatttaaaaaaataatttattttaacaacataactgtcgataataataatataatttgggTACCCTTTTAAGCAAATACTTGCTTGTGgtaaggaataaaaaaaactaacaaaattttGCCTGATCTGGGAATCGAAAAGCCCTCGTAATCGTCAGCCACATACGCTACCGGCCGCGCCATAAAGGCTATAATCAAAATCGTAATGAATTCCTACTACTACTAAAGCTACAATTAAACGAtcaaacataacaataaaacatttacttcTATCACTACCAAAAGTAATTAACACATAAATCaaatcatacaaacatatttacataatgcTATGTTATTTGAACTTAATTACACATACGGACAGAACGATATTTTATATGCAGATCTATGTCAAGGAGTTAAAGACGTGTAATGagaaatctttaaaatttgaagttgttacaaaatattttgaataattaggatgaaattatgcaaaaagaaatgttataatattttgctgATATCTCGAATGCATGTTTAATGGTGTAGGCAGATgcatattaaacaaaattatggtAAAACCCTTTGTTTATCTGATCTGTAGCGATTTAAACAGTCAAAGAAAATTCTGACAAAAATGGATAATTAGACTGAgcactgtacctcgattctctggGTATCgaaatttttacatttagaatgtactgccaaaaaatcagattttcatacaaaatttctcgatgacagtcggTAGTCATCGAGTAGtctagtaatagagaatcgagctactgatcgaCCCAAGAATGGTACTTAAGCACACATTTACGATAGTCAATACGGTAGCCACTGACGCAGAGGAATATATCCTATGACTACAAtgaataaatatctttttatcAGTCCAATATCTCAATGATTCACAGTATACAGCTCCTTATTATGTCCAATTAACGAGCACTTACGTACTTTTAAACAAAGATGTAATGCATGTACTATATCATTATGTTCTATGCTATAGTTACCCAAAGTACCTAAAAcactaaagtataataatatgtcaaatctagtaataattttaataattgcaaCTTTATTTACGTAAATCGAAATACATATTAACTAATCGAATTCTAACTAATTCTAAAAAACTTCATACGTTTTCTGATTACATCATATACTCATAACTTAGACTCTTCTTATACCAATTAGAAGATTGTTATGACCTCAAAGATTTAAAAggtaacaaaaagtaaaaatatataagtttctGAAGGTGTGTCAAGGTTCccgatattattatgttcttgaAGACTTGTATAAACCCACTAATGTTTATGAAAAACATTTGCaagaaattatgttattaatataagGAAAAATATGTATCTTCTATTTTATGCTATCTTATTCTAcgtattgattttaaatataagattCGCAATCGAATATCAAAAATTATGTTgtaatatcaaagaaaatatatagtaaTGTAGGGATTATCTTCTAACTTAAAATCATCTCACTAACTCGCATTTCTTTCATGATTAAatctacaataaaaactatatttgttCTTAGAAGATCATGAATAAACATACACAAATGCTAATACTCTATaacacaaaactaaacaattcCGATCAGACACAAAACTTTCTGACCAACATTAAAATACCAATcgataacatttaattaaaataacaactattacataaaaaaacattcactcCGATTTACatacaacacatttttaaacaaaaaagaaacaattaaaatctacaagagatattaaattaaactattactggtgtaaaattacaataatgtaGGCGTAACCTTTTACCTATccaaagaagaagaaaaaatagtTCATCCATAACCCGAATTCGTCCTCGTAGCCTCTGCTACTAAAGTAAAAGTAGAAGGCTTCACTCCTCAGTATAAAAGCCGTCCGCACGACACACAGTCATCACACATCTGCAGACCTTGCAACGAACAACATGGCCAAATACCTAGTAAGTCGGAGTGCAGTGAAGTGTTACCGTGATAGTGGAAAGTGATATAGTTCAAGGATTGAACACAACGAATTAAATTACAATCGTGTCTTCACTTTGTCGTGGATTTTTGTGGAGATTTAATTTTGAGTtgttaaaaattcaatttaaaggATTTGTTGAAcacacggatttaaaaaaatagtaacacaatTAAGATGTAACGTTAAATCTAAATCGTTTAACAgagtaacaacaaaaatattttttgactctTGCAGCATTGTGTTTCAAAGTGTCAATTTGTCAACAGGTCGCTCTCGCCCTCCTGGGTTGCGCTGCTGCTGAGCCCCCAGTCGGCTACAGCTACTCCGCTCCCTCTCATCATCACTCCTCTTCCTCCATCATCGCCATCGGAGGCATCAGCGGCGGCAGCGGCCACTACACCTCCGTGCCCGTCGGTCACCAGACCTCGGAGGGCTACCACGTCGACCCTCATCTCCTCTCCAAAATCAAGCACATCATCTTGAAGGACGAGATCCAAAACCAGGCCTACTCTGGCGGCCACGGCCACGGTTCCCACGGCATCTCCAGCCACTACGGACCCCCCGCCCCCGTATACGGCGTGCCCCACGACAGAATCGTCGGCATTGAGCTCGACCACATCCAGCAGGCCATCCAGGTCGCCCAGTACCACCAGGCTGAGGAAGGTTACGCCACCGGCTACGCTGGCGGTTACTCCGGCTACTCTAGCGGTGGACACGGATTCTCCAGCGGCGGCCACGGATTCGGCGGACACGGACACGGACACTCCACCTTCACCACCATCGGAGTCCCCTCCGGATCCTACGGAGTCCCCCCTTCCTCATCCTACGGTGTTCCCCACTAAACGGCCCAAAATGTTAGTCATATCATCTCATTTAATGTAAATCATGTGATCGCATCTTAgatgttattatgtattatatttgttgttataagtttctgtaaataaaaaaacaatctattTTGTACGAAGCCTCCTTGATTTACAAAACCCCAGCTTTCACATGCCGAAACTGAAACTGGTACACCTCAGTACAATCGTAAAACCTTATGTGGTTGAACAAAAAGATATTGAtgtgaaacaaaaacatgtttcGATGCCTTAAAGAGGTAGTAATAGCTCCCTATCGAAAGtagtttttgataaaatcgAAAGTACCGATGTCACCGGACGACTTTATGACGTGTGTGACGTAATTGACGTGCAATTTAATCGTAAAGTGAACTTAGTTTATCGAGTAGTTACTTTTACCGGTTACGCGGATGAAAATGATTCATATGTGATTTCGTAACCGAGTGACCGCGATACGGGTCTAATGTAATACAACCTTAAGCTAATGAAGAGTTAGAAATTGCGATTCAGAATATCAGAATGCTTTCGAAAATTAGACAAAAGTGTCGAAATATGTTGTGTAATGTTGATTTTCGCGGAATTAGTGAATATTTTCGGTCGGGTTGTTAATCTGAGTGCATGGTGCACTTTCTCCTGCAAGTCTCGCTTGTTCTGACTCCGAGAGCGGGCAGTGTTACGCAATGCGCGTAAGAAGGCCGACTGATGTGGTCCAGTCCATTCGTAGGATCTTGTTTAGGTACATCGGATTGTTACTTCACCTCGACTAATTAGAATGTGTTATGAAATTCGGAATGATATTCGCGTTAAAAATTTTGCGGTTGCAAAAATGTTTGTTGGTGTCGGCTTGaacgtttattttaaaggttGAAATAATGTAGGGCAGAACTGtctcaatataaattatttaatgagtaattttgtactttttacgATTTATGTTAAATGGTTTTTCGAGTGTACGACCTTTCTGCATTACGCGAATGTTCTTTATTACCTTATTTTTGTCATTAATCAGACCATTAAAGTATATTTCATGTTATCATTCTTACTGGTCTCAAACTGCGATcgaattcttataaaataattaaacatttttaagaaGTAAAAGGCATTAATATACACCTGATTTTTCAAAATAACCTGTAAAACCACTTAACGAACGAGCTGGTGTATGTAATTGTTTCGACAATGAGTTTATCGGATCAATGACGAAAAATGCTACTGTAAGGATTAAAATGAATGTACGATATTAATCTGTTGGTGCTATAGAGGTTAAGGTCGTTTTATATCAAGTTACTGATtgaaaaattgcatttttaccAAAAAGTTTTTAGAGTATTCTTGATTATGTTTTTGACtatgtttaaagtaattatcttTATGTGTTCCTAAAGAGATGCCAGAGAAAGCCAGCGACTGACGGATCTAGCTTGCCAGAGAGGCCTTTGCAGCATGCACATTACTTTTGAAGTCCTCCTGCAAATGTATTGCAATGAAAAAGATTGGGCCAATATGGGCAGTGGGTGTGTATGTGAtatgtcatattttaaaaatgtttatatttcgTGTCTATGAATGTTGTATTTTAGATGCATTTTTTGTGGATTATCCTTTGAAAGACATTTGATAAAAACTGTTATTAGGGAAAAAAACTGTTGATGCTTGAAATTCGTTACTTTGGCCAACTCCCTACTAGAATTAGTCGTCTCATAGTCTTCTGTCCTTTGtgacaataatatcaaaacacgctatgttattattacaactaaatataaaacatttcatacatttgaAGTATACCAGAGCGGAACGCGGCCTCAATTCACAAGATCCGACAGAAGATACCGCGGGAGTCTGTCATTCTTTATGTTACAGTCTCGTCATATTTGCAATACTTAGTTATCTTAGATTACTATTGGTTTTTAACGGAGACTtcttttatttagattttatcgtttaagttctatcgtTTATTATATCGTAAGTAATTTTTGGCAGTTTTGATTTGCCTTTTGGCTAGATAATTATAATCGAAAAACTAAATtgatttacttatttttctttccaAGGTAAGTCTGGAGTTTCTTTGGTGGCGGTAGCGTATACGCTAATCATGAGGTAACGAGTTCAAATCCCTAGTCTGGTAAAGGACTAATcttataacttataataaaacattgataGTACCCCAAAGTTTATACCGCCACATGTAGCTAAAAAATGGTAATTCATAAATTggcatgtatggatgtgaataaggctAGGGAAGTGTGTTAGGATCGTACCAgttggcgttctttggtctctgcctacgaGAAAAGGcataagtattttatgttttatctaTGTATAAATGAATGgcaggtgtattttatacaacttCTGGCAACAACAACGGACAGTCTTGAATCTGATTGTAGTCTGCGATTGTCAGTGCATCAGAGTATCTAAGTAGATGTTTTATAGTTAAGTCCCCCGCAAAAATGACTAGGTAATCCTTAACGCGGATGGGCGGcgtctcataaaaataaatactataatcaATAAATTACTTTCTCTACCAAACATTATAACTAATCGTCTTTATTAGTACAATGTAAGTTATACGGTGCAACTGACGTCATTTCATATTAGATAGTAGTAACACTGGTTTTAGTTACATACTTTCTTACATAGTTCATACATCTTTTGATTGTTTGAACCCGCACTATCCTgtacgacaagatgtatggatgtgaatgaagcaaaagaagtttgtaatgattgtaccaagtgacgttgtctggtctctacctataggaagaaggcgtgattgtatgtatgtatgtttggaGCAGTGAGTGTAAATGCTTTGTAAAGGTTTTAGGTTTGGTATCGAGGAATTTAAAGGCTACTTATAGCTACAAATTGgcgagataaaaaatatttgcctcTATGGCGCATCTTTAGTCAATTTAAGGTGTGGAGGTGTAGAGGTCTCAAGTTCCAGCCGAAGCTTGgatgaaataattaattcttaGAGAATTTCTGTCAGTGAATACACGTagttagataaaattatttaggaGATAAAATCTACGCCTTGCAGGGCACAGACATATGTATAGTGCTCGTAGTATGTCGTGCGCCTGATCTCTCGCGTCGGTTCTACCGGTATATGacagtgatggaatagagagagTACCTTTATATTGCGAACATAACTGAGTACTAGACAAACTCTTACGCAGTTAATCTATTAGCTGTTTTACAGCTTATAGATCTAGAAAGACAAATAGCCTATTTGTAGATATAGTTACAACAAGGGTAAGGAAAAAGCTGTCTTAATTCCACATGATAACTACTAAGAATGTTTCATACAATATAGGAATGATATCACTGTATTTGATAGCCTATCTGATAGACATAATAACAACAAGGGCATGGAAAAAGCTGCCTAAATTACGTATGATAACTACCAGGAATGGTGAAACTGGACATACATATCGGTCAAGAAAACAATATACTACTTATGTATATTTCGTACAATATATGATATCACTGTATTTGTCAACGTTTGCATGACTTGAGCATATAAATGactttattaagttatttgcaACTGTATATCTACTGTTACGTGAAGTCAGTAATAGACACTTGCTTAGTATTAAACCTTTGCGATTTcattaatatgatttatatttttaaaagtacacAGATGAAAATAGAAGTATTTTCTttcaacagccgcgcggatcaatcTCCATattccaggtaactgggttatggaggtccgataggcattcgctccgtgtaaaatactggtactcagctgcatccggtgaggctggaagccgactcaaacatagttggaagaaaggctaggctagaTGACTTGcctttatatttatgttgaaaatcaaacaaaaaaatacaaaagtataagTTAATCAAATGACCAAAAAtcgtacaaataaaattgaaaataatctcCCACATACAGATCAATGATTGAATAACATCCGACATCTCACAGTAATCGATTAACAATAGAAATAAACGTTACCTCATTCATTCGACATGGCACTTAACGATACAATGAACTGTACAGCGCACGTAATTCATTCATTACTGTGTAATGGAGTTTGTAGTCTGTTGGTAAAAAAAGTGtgatttgtttactgtttagCTTTTTAGATGATGTAGGTAGATCTATATAAATGGGTTTTGGGTTATGGTcactttttttacattattcaaAAGAAGAAAAACACATTTACTGAAAGTTTTACTTATGAAAGAGtggtttttgtatttattatcaCTATAGCTGCTTCCATTAAGCATTTGTTTCCTTCGCAAATGGTCCAGGGTATGATAATCGAATAGGtgagaacaaaataaaatgaagttttaaagggtgtaataataatttgatttgtcAATGACACTTTATTAAGTGGTAATGgaaaacagtttaaaaagaaATGGATGCCTAAGAATATTAAGAAAGCTCTTGTGATGTAAGCTCCACAACCCACATTTGGCCACCACATGATAGACAAGGTCTTAGCAATTCAATGATCAACTCAACATTTCTGcatatatgttttttatattccACTAATCTAGTTGGCATCAGACAACATTTGTTGCGTCTCAATATCTATTAAACTACCTAACTTCCTAGTagttatttcatttcataacaCCTACTGATCGATCACCACACCTAAGCACTGTCTTATGAAATGTTCCGTGGTAATAATTGACCCGTGACCCATAAGCGTTTAGGATAATTTGCTTGTTGCAATATTTATGTCCTTTATTAGCTGGTGCAAATGCCGAGCTTAGCCTTTATAGGGCAGTCATGCCCAAAGGAGCTGGTTGACTGATAATCTAGGTATTAAGCTTTAGATATGTGAAGAAATAACTTAAATTGTATTACAAACAATTCATCtagctattatttttagtagCCTTTATCGTAGTTTACGATTGAATAATGatgtagttaatatttttaactggaTATGAGAGATCGTTGtaggcatttaaaatgtttggcGATATGTATATAGGAATTTGTCAGGATGCCATAAAGAATCAGTCTTTTTAAAGGAGATTATTAGGTAGGAATATTTTTCTGAGGGCAAAGATAGAGGCTCATCTGGATAGCTCGagtcacttatttttttaaagtaacaactttttaaatgtataaataagtggtatatatgttactgtaaaagcccgaacggtggtaaatcctaagattttccggtataacctaagatgtaccaactcgcaatggtaaaagtccgaacaattcttttaattcgaacttttacctatattcacttgatgatgtggagatgtcgccggagccccgcttcgtggggctcctcctactgggtggttaaaaaaaaaaaaactacgaaggctaaggtgggagccttagcaccttagccttctaacctaacctacccatgtcgctgtgcccaaaactccttctttataactatgtcacagtatacaattataccgtgaaatagttataaacatagttatgaaggaggatttttttatataccgtaacatagtttttaaactccggcttgttcggacttttaccattgagagttggtaaatcttaggttttaccggaaaatcttaggatttgccacagttcgggcttttacagtaacatatacataaacaCTTCTTCGGTCGCTGTAAACTTTTGCTAAAAATTTCTGCATCAGatgaaatttaattgtaaaataaaatgtgtttctaaaaataaattcagcgCCCTGATACTTAtatataatatctttttttgtgttttcgTTATTTACCATTTGACTCAATATCACCCCTCACTTAAATGCTTCAGCGCCCACTAGCAGGCGGTGTTGCCCACTTTGTACTCTTTGTCTCTAAAGTAATCCGtaattttttcaacaaaagGGTTTATTTTCTGTTACGTTAAACTTACTACTAAAAGACCTTAACATACACGCTTCTAGGTCACGGATCTTCCTTTACATTAACAGTGTCTTTTGACATTCGAGCCCACTAATGACCACaaacataatttcatataaGCACTTAAAAGAAGGCAATTTGCACAAAAAGATCGTTACATACAAAGTTCATTATCATATTGcgttaacaaacaaacaaaaaaatttgCATTGAATATAGTCATTTACAAAGAAGGTTAGAGAAAGTTGATCTTGGACATGCCTTTGTTTTAAACTGACCGTCTGGGTATCGttatttgcaatttattttagacTATTAATATGTCTACTTATAGAAATTCGTAATTTATTTGACTTTTGACACTACCGTTTCAAAGGAAGGACTTTCGTATTACATCTAATTGTACATACAGACGTAACCAAATAATTAATCACTTAATAAGTAACAgaaactacataattatttgatagTCGCCAACCCGCGCTTAGCCAGCGTGATCCTCCTGCTTTCTGGTAGGAGGCTTTTGTCGAGCACCATGCCCTTGGACaggaatgggttaaaaaaatgggggaattagtaaataaattggttaatttattttcaatgataCTGGGGTGAAGCCGTCAATAACTCAGAGACgctaaattgtaaaaaaacattttaaattaatatttaaaacgataAAAGGGATTTCAAAGTACttaacaaaacatacaaatcaccataaacatacaataaataactatCTTCAAACAACACCTAAAAAGCTCAAATCAAATATCAAATTCAAAGCACATCTCAATAGACAAGGAAAACAATATAGTGGGTCAATGAATTGTTCCGTGTGTTACTTACATAACTGTTAGACAAAATCTAGATTTTACGATGTCAGTAATTATAAGCTAGATTGTAACACGACCTGAGTCTGGAAAGGTCACTGAGAAAAAGTAGAATTATAATGACACTAAGTCAAGAAATGACGACAGATATTAACCGCAAGCGTCCCACGCAGTTTGAATCTATATTTAAAGCGTACACTTGCAACTTTTtggattatttaattatacttagAATAGTAATAGGCGAGAATACGCTAAGAAATCTTGCAATCTATTAAGTTTGAATCGCtgccgaaaatattttgaagtctgTCATGTGCTTTATTTTTTTGAGTCTAATAACATTCGATATGagtatagattattaaatactagcaaagaacaagaattaaaaaaaatgcaaaagaaaataaacttaaagATAAACGTCTGTCAACAACAACAACCAATATATAGGAACACAAAACAAATAGTCATAGTcaacagtaaaaaaattacaatctaGAGGAGAAACATAAATCTTAAATGGAGAC includes these proteins:
- the LOC142972619 gene encoding uncharacterized protein LOC142972619: MAKYLVALALLGCAAAEPPVGYSYSAPSHHHSSSSIIAIGGISGGSGHYTSVPVGHQTSEGYHVDPHLLSKIKHIILKDEIQNQAYSGGHGHGSHGISSHYGPPAPVYGVPHDRIVGIELDHIQQAIQVAQYHQAEEGYATGYAGGYSGYSSGGHGFSSGGHGFGGHGHGHSTFTTIGVPSGSYGVPPSSSYGVPH